One segment of Carassius auratus strain Wakin unplaced genomic scaffold, ASM336829v1 scaf_tig00031346, whole genome shotgun sequence DNA contains the following:
- the LOC113080439 gene encoding macrophage mannose receptor 1-like has translation MNDTNELKKSVNDGSVQNIWIGLQKTGRDEWKWSSGEPALYLKWHTGQPNGDEKECVIMSIGHWYAVGCSTSLSFICNSSYNTNTELVFVNQLKSWRDAQSYCRQNHIDLVSVRNQNENQQVERFISDRYLTGSWIWIGLFRDSWQWSDQSNSSFRDWDPTQPNNAGENCTAVKHDYQGQWHDISCTDQYPFVCYEDPELIVIRENVTWSEALRYCRQNHVDLVSVHSEEMQRRVMNVVKRASTAEVWLGLHNYCIMNMWLWVSGDTVCYQNWAPGNGTKPENCKLEKRKGAVQSGGDQRWISLPETHKLNFICTTYEE, from the exons ATGAACGACACGAACGAGCTGAAGAAGAGTGTGAATGACGGAAGTGTTCAGAATATCTGGATTGGGCTGCAGAAGACGGGTCGTGATGAATGGAAGTGGTCTTCAGGTGAACCTGCGCTGTATCTGAAGTGGCATACTGGACAACCAAATGGTGATGAAAAAGAATGTGTAATAATGTCAATTGGACATTGGTATGCTGTGGGATGTAGCACGTCCCTAAGTTTTATTTGCAATTCCTCTTATAACA CAAACACAGAACTTGTCTTTGTCAATCAGCTGAAGAGTTGGAGAGAcgctcagagttactgcagacaGAATCACATTGATCTGGTCAGTGTGAGGAACCAGAACGAGAATCAACAGGTTGAGCGGTTCATTAGTGACAGATATTTAACAGGATCATGGATCTGGATCGGTCTGTTCAGAGACTCATGGCAGTGGTCAGATCAGAGTAACTCTTCATTCAGAGACTGGGATCCTACTCAACCTAATAATGCTGGAGAAAACTGTACAGCTGTCAAACACGATTATCAGGGACAATGGCATGACATCTCTTGCACCGATCAATATCCTTTTGTGTGTTATGAAG ATCCTGAACTGATTGTGATCAGAGAGAATGTGACGTGGTCTGAAGCTCTGAGATACTGCAGACAGAATCATGTGGATCTGGTctcggttcattcagaagagatgCAGCGTCGTGTGATGAACGTGGTTAAACGTGCGTCTACTGCGGAGGTGTGGTTGGGTTTACACAACTACTGCATCATGAACATGTGGCTCTGGGTGAGTGGAGATACCGTGTGCTATCAGAACTGGGCTCCAGGGAATGGAACGAAACCAGAAAACTGCAAACTTGAGAAGAGAAAAGGAGCAGTTCAGTCTGGAGGAGATCAGCGCTGGATCAGTCTTCCTGAGACTCACAAACTCAACTTCATCTGCACAACTTATGAAGAGTAA